The Arachis hypogaea cultivar Tifrunner chromosome 16, arahy.Tifrunner.gnm2.J5K5, whole genome shotgun sequence genome contains a region encoding:
- the LOC112754732 gene encoding LOW QUALITY PROTEIN: isoamylase 2, chloroplastic-like (The sequence of the model RefSeq protein was modified relative to this genomic sequence to represent the inferred CDS: inserted 1 base in 1 codon) — protein MANLVHSFTLIPCNPYKYRTKVSCFHKSFNQTKDQFVIRGLQNPIQPFSRNFTSKLGATSRLSVEHKLNAVASESEDLKRTLSYLFRTEIGGGLVRVYVTKSNNHLRYSVLIEVSSLDLRVSGQGEKRLVLCWGVYRDDSSCFVELDSKNSGGDAGAGMNLSQFKQNSAEKFVVELDFDAKQVPLYLSFYFKSLLGDDETSGLEIRSHRRTNFCVPVGSLPGYPAPLGLSFSPDGSMNFALFSRHAEGVVLCLYDDTGVEKPALELDLDPYVNRSGDVWHVAFESAWTFVSYGYRCRGILXGRDKDDDDAMRVLLDPYAKIIGNFFPDGHGLVRNLGQLGKEPAFDWGDDYRPNLSMEKLVVYRLNVKCFTQDMSSQLPSNLAGTFSGLANKVKYLKDLGVNAILLEPVLTFDENKGPYFPCHFFSLMHIYGPSGDPVSTINSMKEMVKTMHANGIEVLMEVVFAHTAEAGALQGIDDLSYYFLNGVDDPDTQGALKCNYPVVQSLILDSLRHWVTEFHIDGFSFINASNLLRGSHGEYLSRPPLVEAIAFDPVLWKTKIIADSWDPHGMVAKGTHFPHWMRWAEINTKFCHDVRNFLRGESLISNLATRLCGSGDMFSNGRGPAFAFNYVARNFGLSLLDLVSFSSGELGAELSWNCGEEGPTNNVVVLERRLKQIRNFLFILFVSLGVPVLNMGDECGQSFDGSPAYSVFKPFNWSALQTGFSKQTTQFVSFLSSLRKRRSDLLQSSSFLKEENIEWYGSNRDPPQWEDPTCKFLAMLLKAEKPELPENPLPTDISGDLFLAFNAADNSETLVLPVPPEGMSWYRLVDTSLPFPGFFLTDGELVPEQTAGLFTYLMRSHSCTLFETSNKRS, from the exons ATGGCGAATCTGGTGCATTCATTCACACTGATTCCTTGCAACCCATATAAATACCGAACCAAAGTTTCATGCTTTCACAAATCCTTTAACCAGACAAAGGACCAATTCGTTATTCGAGGGTTGCAAAACCCCATTCAACCCTTTTCGCGTAATTTCACCTCAAAATTGGGTGCCACGTCAAGGTTATCCGTTGAGCATAAACTGAATGCCGTAGCTTCCGAATCTGAGGATCTGAAGAGGACGTTGAGCTATTTGTTCAGGACAGAGATTGGTGGCGGTTTGGTTAGAGTTTATGTCACAAAGAGTAATAACCACCTTAGGTATTCTGTTTTGATTGAGGTTTCTTCGTTGGATTTAAGGGTTAGTGGCCaaggtgaaaagaggcttgtgttGTGTTGGGGTGTGTATAGAGACGATTCGTCGTGTTTTGTGGAGTTGGATTCGAAGAATTCGGGTGGGGATGCTGGGGCGGGGATGAATCTAAGCCAGTTTAAGCAGAATTCTGCTGAGAAGTTTGTGGTTGAGTTGGATTTTGATGCTAAGCAAGTTCCATTGtacttatcattttattttaagtCTCTGTTAGGTGATGATGAGACTAGTGGATTGGAGATCAGAAGCCATAGGAGAACAAATTTTTGTGTTCCTGTCGGTTCTCTTCCAGGATACCCAGCTCCTCTAGGTCTGTCTTTTAGTCCTGATGGTTCTATGAACTTTGCCCTTTTCTCAAGGCATGCAGAGGGTGTTGTTTTGTGTTTGTATGATGACACTGGTGTGGAGAAACCTGCCTTGGAGCTTGATCTGGATCCTTATGTCAATCGATCAGGTGATGTTTGGCATGTCGCATTTGAGAGTGCCTGGACTTTTGTGAGCTATGGTTATCGCTGCAGGGGGATCT TGGGGAGAGacaaggatgatgatgatgccaTGCGTGTTCTTTTGGACCCTTATGCTAAGATCATTGGGAATTTTTTTCCTGATGGTCATGGATTAGTGAGGAATCTTGGACAGTTGGGGAAGGAGCCTGCTTTCGACTGGGGTGATGATTACCGTCCGAATTTGTCCATGGAAAAGCTAGTGGTCTATAGGTTGAATGTCAAGTGCTTTACGCAGGATATGTCCAGTCAACTTCCTAGTAATTTAGCCGGGACCTTTTCTGGTTTGGCTAACAAGGTGAAGTATCTCAAAGATCTGGGTGTGAATGCCATTTTGCTGGAGCCAGTTCTCACATTTGATGAGAATAAAGGACCATATTTTCCTTGTCACTTTTTCTCTTTAATGCACATATATGGGCCATCTGGTGATCCTGTGTCCACTATCAATTCTATGAAGGAGATGGTTAAAACTATGCATGCCAATGGTATAGAAGTTCTTATGGAAGTTGTGTTTGCCCATACTGCTGAGGCTGGTGCTCTGCAAGGAATCGATGACTTATCGTACTATTTTCTAAATGGAGTCGATGATCCGGATACACAGGGTGCTTTGAAATGTAACTATCCTGTAGTGCAAAGTTTGATTCTGGATAGCCTTCGTCATTGGGTGACTGAGTTTCACATTGATGGCTTCTCTTTCATAAATGCTTCTAATCTGTTGAGGGGTTCTCATGGGGAATACTTGTCTCGACCTCCATTGGTTGAAGCAATCGCTTTTGATCCAGTACTCTGGAAGACTAAAATCATTGCAGATTCCTGGGATCCCCATGGTATGGTAGCAAAGGGAACCCACTTTCCCCATTGGATGAGATGGGCTgaaataaatacaaaattttgtcATGATGTGAGAAACTTCTTGAGGGGTGAAAGTCTTATCAGTAACCTCGCAACAAGACTTTGTGGGAGTGGAGACATGTTTTCTAATGGACGAGGCCCGGCATTTGCTTTCAATTATGTTGCCAGGAATTTTGGACTTTCTCTTTTGGACTTGGTCAGCTTTAGTAGTGGTGAACTAGGTGCAGAGTTGAGTTGGAATTGTGGAGAAGAAGGACCTACTAACAACGTCGTTGTGCTTGAAAGACGACTCAAACAAATCCGTAATTTCCTCTTCATCTTGTTTGTGTCCTTAGGAGTACCTGTTCTGAACATGGGAGATGAGTGTGGTCAGTCTTTTGATGGTTCTCCTGCATACAGTGTCTTTAAACCTTTCAATTGGAGTGCCTTGCAAACAGGTTTTAGCAAACAAACAACACAATTTGTTTCCTTTTTAAGTTCACTCAGAAAGAGGCGGAGTGATCTTCTTCAAAGTAGCAGCTTTTTAAAGGAAGAAAACATAGAGTGGTACGGAAGCAACCGGGATCCACCACAATGGGAAGACCCAACCTGCAAGTTCCTTGCAATGCTTCTGAAGGCAGAAAAACCAGAGCTCCCAGAAAACCCTTTACCTACTGACATATCAGGGGACTTATTTCTTGCTTTCAATGCAGCTGATAATTCAGAAACCTTAGTTCTACCTGTGCCCCCGGAAGGGATGTCGTGGTACCGTTTAGTCGATACGTCTCTTCCGTTTCCTGGTTTTTTCTTAACCGATGGTGAACTTGTCCCTGAGCAGACAGCAGGATTGTTTACTTACCTAATGAGGTCTCACAGCTGCACTTTATTTGAGACAAGcaataagagaagctaa
- the LOC112758470 gene encoding mediator of RNA polymerase II transcription subunit 33A isoform X2 has translation MTSIDEVLLLSQVYNRKDCEPGVVLVEFVFSIVWQLLEAVLDDEGLLDHASEDNPRWLRRSDDMNIGSPDCFTGKKTEQKGELQRENTAMAIEIVAEFLQNKITSRILSLVHQNMPSHWGFFIRQMHLLVSNSSVLRSSKHITPEALLLLMENIYKGISHQSKTTSKANAFMVAGSQIFFAGQSFGDSCSLQWLPIDLILEDALGGANVSALSAIKIVTGLVKVLHAVNGSTWHSAFLGLWIAALRLVQRERDSTEGPVPRLHTCMCMLLSIITLVVAHIIDEEESELIEEAECSPANQRKDKPTLGKCRGELIASLQLLGDYEFLLTPPQSFFSEANKAAAKAIMFLAGNSVGSEVLESISVNDLPTKCSGNLWHLIVEACIARNLLDTSAYSWPGYVNACSNQIPCSTSSQVAGWSSLMKGSQLTPELVDVLVVTPASSLAEIEKIYEIATNGSDEEKISAATILCGASLVRGWNVQEHTILFMTSLLSPLVPPTESHLISQAQFLNVLLIGISSLDCVHIFSLHGLVPLLAAGLMRICEVFGSCVPDVSQTLSTGEELSFHEVFSNAFTLLLRFWRFDVPSIEHVRRDSATPPLGSLFCPDSLLLVRNFLLASFGRSAKDQITRKRFSKYITFPTEPVFLDSFPKFNFWYQQHQECIVSIPSGLVPGGPVHQIVDVLLCTLFRKINSCDEPLACSNSGSSGSPGSALNEAIMKLKVPAWDILEAIPFVLDAALTACAHGRLSTRQLATGLKDLADFLPASLVTIASYLSAEVRRGIWKPGFMNGTDWPSPAANLSLVEQQIKKILATTGVDVPSLAVDGDFQATLPLPLAAFVSLTLTYKLDKDTGRFLSLIGPVMIALASSCPWPCMPIVASLWVQKVKRWSDHLVLSASRTVFHCNKDAVVQLLRSCFKSTLGLGSACLHNNGGVGALLGHGYGVGVNSKTSDGVSPIAPGTICLKVYQYIGDTRYLSEEIVSILMQTVRGIVSNQLLKGDGKKQKKIKYGTTHGHVSLARSKARVKHAALLAASLVWISGGIKLVQYFIKETIPKWFFSSSMLELDGEESSALVAMLRGYALAFFVMLSGAFAWGIDHSLLSRQRGKVMGLHFEFIASVLQKNIPLRCQDATWRAYVSGFLSLIVSCTPLWVSEIDVDILKRLSKGLIQMNEHELALRLLEKGGIGAMGAAAEMIVAFQHRF, from the exons ATGACATCAATTGATGAAGTTCTTCTTCTCTCCCAAGTATATAACCGAAAGGATTGTGAGCCTGGAGTTGTTCTAGTTGAGTTTGTCTTCTCAATTGTTTGGCAGTTACTTGAAGCAGTACTAGATGATGAAGGATTACTGGATCATGCATCGGAGGATAATCCTAGATGGCTAAGGAGGTCAGATGATATGAATATTGGAAGTCCTGATTGCTTCACTGGAAAAAAAACTGAGCAAAAGGGGGAATTGCAGAGAGAAAATACAGCAATGGCTATTGAGATCGTTGCAGAATTTTTGCAAAACAAAATTACTTCAAGGATCCTTTCCTTAGTTCATCAAAACAT gCCATCTCATTGGGGATTTTTCATTCGCCAAATGCATCTGCTTGTATCAAACTCTTCAGTTTTGAGGAGCTCAAAACATATTACTCCGGAGGCCCTTTTGCTTTTAATGGAAAATATCTATAAAGGCATATCTCATCAAAGCAAAACAACATCTAAGGCTAATGCGTTCATGGTTGCTGGTTCTCAGATCTTTTTTGCTGGTCAATCTTTTGGTGATAGTTGTTCTTTGCAATGGCTTCCTATTGATCTTATCCTTGAAGATGCTTTGGGTGGAGCTAATGTCTCAGCACTTAGTGCTATTAAAATTGTTACTG GTTTGGTGAAGGTTTTACATGCTGTAAATGGAAGTACTTGGCACAGTGCATTTTTAGGTTTATGGATTGCAGCATTGCGGTTGGTTCAAAGG GAGAGGGATTCAACTGAAGGTCCTGTACCTCGCCTTCATACTTGCATGTGTATGTTATTGAGCATTATAACCCTTGTGGTCGCTCATATTATTGATGAAGAGGAAAGTGAATTGATTGAGGAAGCTGAATGTAGCCCTGCCAATCAAAGAAAAGATAAACCAACTTTGGGGAAGTGTCGTGGAGAATTGATTGCCAGCTTACAGCTATTGGGTGATTATGAGTTCTTACTGACTCCACCTCAATCTTTTTTTTCGGAAGCCAATAAAGCTGCTGCCAAGGCTATTATGTTCTTAGCTGGAAACTCCGTTGGCAGTGAGGTCTTAGAGAGTATAAGCGTGAATGACTTACCGACAAAATGCT CTGGCAACTTATGGCATCTAATCGTTGAGGCTTGCATTGCAAGAAACCTACTTGATACATCAGCTTATTCTTGGCCTGGCTATGTCAATGCATGCAGCAATCAAATTCCTTGTAGCACTTCTAGCCAGGTGGCTGGGTGGTCTTCATTAATGAAGGGATCACAGCTAACTCCTGAATTGGTTGATGTACTAGTTGTAACTCCAGCTTCCAG CTTAGCAGAGATTGAGAAAATATATGAAATTGCAACCAATGGTTCAGACGAAGAGAAGATATCTGCTGCCACTATCCTCTGTGGGGCATCTTTAGTACGAGGATGGAATGTACAG GAGCACACCATTCTTTTTATGACAAGTTTGCTCTCACCTCTGGTTCCTCCAACTGAAAGCCATTTGATCAGCCAAGCTCAATTTCTCAATGTCCTTCTTATTGGAATTTCATCACTAGATTGTGTTCATATTTTCTCTCTTCATGGTTTG GTTCCATTACTTGCAGCAGGGTTAATGCGAATATGTGAGGTTTTTGGATCATGTGTTCCCGATGTCTCACAGACTCTTTCAACTGGAGAAGAACTCTCTTTTCATGAGGTGTTCTCAAATGCATTCACTCTTTTGCTGAGGTTCTGGCGGTTTGATGTTCCATCTATTGAACATGTGCGGAGGGATTCTGCTACTCCACCACTTGGGTCACTATTTTGTCCTGATTCCCTTTTATTGGTTCGAAACTTTCTATTGGCATCTTTTGGAAGATCAGCAAAGGATCAAATAACGcgcaaaagattttcaaaatatataaccTTTCCTACTGAACCAGTATTTTTGGATTCCTTTCCAAAATTCAACTTCTGGTATCAGCAACATCAGGAATGCATTGTTTCAATCCCGTCTGGTCTTGTCCCTGGAGGGCCTGTGCATCAGATTGTTGATGTTCTACTATGCACGTTATTTAGGAAGATAAATAGTTGTGATGAACCTTTGGCATGTAGCAATTCAGGAAGCAGCGGTTCACCTGGGTCTGCACTGAATGAAGCTATCATGAAACTAAAGGTACCTGCGTGGGATATACTTGAGGCCATTCCGTTTGTGCTGGATGCTGCTTTGACGGCTTGTGCTCATGGAAGACTTTCTACACGTCAACTAGCTACAG GCCTCAAAGATCTGGCTGATTTTCTGCCAGCATCTTTGGTTACAATTGCAAGCTATTTATCAGCTGAAGTTAGACGCGGAATATGGAAGCCAGGTTTTATGAATGGAACTGATTGGCCTAGCCCTGCTGCAAATTTATCCCTTGTTGAGCAGCAGATAAAGAAAATTTTAGCCACCACAGGTGTTGATGTTCCAAGCCTTGCTGTAG ATGGGGACTTTCAAGCTACGTTGCCTTTGCCTTTGGCAGCTTTTGTAAGCCTCACATTAACATATAAACTTGACAAAGACACTGGGCGGTTCCTTAGCCTGATTGGCCCAGTTATGATTGCTCTTGCTTCTAGTTGCCCCTGGCCGTGCATGCCCATTGTAGCTTCTTTGTGGGTCCAGAAAGTGAAGCGTTGGAGTGATCACCTTGTGCTCTCTGCTTCCAGAACAGTCTTCCACTGCAACAAGGATGCTGTAGTTCAACTACTAAGAAGTTGCTTCAAATCCACACTTGGGCTTGGCTCTGCCTGTTTACATAATAATGGTGGTGTTGGTGCTCTccttggtcatggttatggcgtTGGTGTCAATTCCAAAACATCTGACGGGGTCTCTCCGATTGCTCCAGGAACTATTTGCTTGAAAGTGTACCAGTATATTGGAGATACCAGGTACTTGTCTGAAGAAATTGTCTCTATTCTAATGCAAACAGTGAGAGGTATAGTAAGTAATCAATTACTCAAGGGGGATggtaagaagcaaaagaaaatcaAGTATGGAACGACACATGGACATGTTTCTCTTGCTAGATCCAAGGCACGGGTCAAGCATGCTGCTCTACTGGCAGCTTCATTGGTTTGGATATCGGGTGGAATAAAGTTGGTTCAATATTTCATAAAAGAGACTATTCCTAAATGGTTCTTTTCTTCTAGTATGTTGGAGCTGGATGGTGAAGAATCCAGTGCCTTGGTTGCTATGCTTAGAGGTTATGCATTAGCATTTTTTGTCATGCTCAGCGGGGCATTTGCCTGGGGCATTGACCATTCACTTCTATCAAGACAAAGAGGAAAGGTTATGGGGCTGCATTTTGAATTCATTGCAAGTGTCCTTCAGAAGAATATACCACTGCGTTGTCAGGATGCTACTTGGCGAGCCTATGTGTCAGGATTTCTGAGCCTGATTGTGAGTTGCACTCCATTGTGGGTCAGCGAAATCGATGTTGATATATTGAAGAGACTAAGCAAGGGATTAATACAGATGAATGAGCATGAGTTGGCTCTTAGGCTTTTGGAGAAAGGAGGGATTGGCGCCATGGGTGCAGCAGCTGAAATGATTGTTGCATTTCAACATAGATTTTAA
- the LOC112758470 gene encoding mediator of RNA polymerase II transcription subunit 33A isoform X1, which produces MAVPAQTSATDQPSLWDAVLRHTELAQQRNSDPNLWASELAAMLRSSTVILPSVELAHHLVSHFFWKNHCPAAWKFLERAISLNIVPPLLLLALLSATVVPSRQLHPVAYRLYMELLKRNVFMLASHINSPNYEKIMTSIDEVLLLSQVYNRKDCEPGVVLVEFVFSIVWQLLEAVLDDEGLLDHASEDNPRWLRRSDDMNIGSPDCFTGKKTEQKGELQRENTAMAIEIVAEFLQNKITSRILSLVHQNMPSHWGFFIRQMHLLVSNSSVLRSSKHITPEALLLLMENIYKGISHQSKTTSKANAFMVAGSQIFFAGQSFGDSCSLQWLPIDLILEDALGGANVSALSAIKIVTGLVKVLHAVNGSTWHSAFLGLWIAALRLVQRERDSTEGPVPRLHTCMCMLLSIITLVVAHIIDEEESELIEEAECSPANQRKDKPTLGKCRGELIASLQLLGDYEFLLTPPQSFFSEANKAAAKAIMFLAGNSVGSEVLESISVNDLPTKCSGNLWHLIVEACIARNLLDTSAYSWPGYVNACSNQIPCSTSSQVAGWSSLMKGSQLTPELVDVLVVTPASSLAEIEKIYEIATNGSDEEKISAATILCGASLVRGWNVQEHTILFMTSLLSPLVPPTESHLISQAQFLNVLLIGISSLDCVHIFSLHGLVPLLAAGLMRICEVFGSCVPDVSQTLSTGEELSFHEVFSNAFTLLLRFWRFDVPSIEHVRRDSATPPLGSLFCPDSLLLVRNFLLASFGRSAKDQITRKRFSKYITFPTEPVFLDSFPKFNFWYQQHQECIVSIPSGLVPGGPVHQIVDVLLCTLFRKINSCDEPLACSNSGSSGSPGSALNEAIMKLKVPAWDILEAIPFVLDAALTACAHGRLSTRQLATGLKDLADFLPASLVTIASYLSAEVRRGIWKPGFMNGTDWPSPAANLSLVEQQIKKILATTGVDVPSLAVDGDFQATLPLPLAAFVSLTLTYKLDKDTGRFLSLIGPVMIALASSCPWPCMPIVASLWVQKVKRWSDHLVLSASRTVFHCNKDAVVQLLRSCFKSTLGLGSACLHNNGGVGALLGHGYGVGVNSKTSDGVSPIAPGTICLKVYQYIGDTRYLSEEIVSILMQTVRGIVSNQLLKGDGKKQKKIKYGTTHGHVSLARSKARVKHAALLAASLVWISGGIKLVQYFIKETIPKWFFSSSMLELDGEESSALVAMLRGYALAFFVMLSGAFAWGIDHSLLSRQRGKVMGLHFEFIASVLQKNIPLRCQDATWRAYVSGFLSLIVSCTPLWVSEIDVDILKRLSKGLIQMNEHELALRLLEKGGIGAMGAAAEMIVAFQHRF; this is translated from the exons ATGGCGGTTCCCGCGCAAACCAGCGCTACTGATCAACCGAGCCTCTGGGACGCGGTGCTTCGGCACACTGAGCTGGCTCAGCAACGGAACTCCGACCCTAACCTGTGGGCCTCGGAGCTCGCCGCCATGCTCCGATCCTCCACCGTGATCCTTCCTTCCGTGGAGCTCGCCCACCACCTCGTGTCTCATTTCTTCTGGAAGAATCACTGCCCCGCCGCGTGGAAGTTTCTAGAAAGAGCCATCTCTCTCAACATCGTCCCTCCCTTGCTCCTCCTCGCTCTTCTCTCCGCCAC GGTTGTTCCAAGCAGGCAACTCCATCCAGTAGCTTACAGACTTTATATGGAACTCCTAAAGCGAAATGTTTTTATGCTCGCCTCTCATATCAATTCCCCAAACTATGAAAA GATTATGACATCAATTGATGAAGTTCTTCTTCTCTCCCAAGTATATAACCGAAAGGATTGTGAGCCTGGAGTTGTTCTAGTTGAGTTTGTCTTCTCAATTGTTTGGCAGTTACTTGAAGCAGTACTAGATGATGAAGGATTACTGGATCATGCATCGGAGGATAATCCTAGATGGCTAAGGAGGTCAGATGATATGAATATTGGAAGTCCTGATTGCTTCACTGGAAAAAAAACTGAGCAAAAGGGGGAATTGCAGAGAGAAAATACAGCAATGGCTATTGAGATCGTTGCAGAATTTTTGCAAAACAAAATTACTTCAAGGATCCTTTCCTTAGTTCATCAAAACAT gCCATCTCATTGGGGATTTTTCATTCGCCAAATGCATCTGCTTGTATCAAACTCTTCAGTTTTGAGGAGCTCAAAACATATTACTCCGGAGGCCCTTTTGCTTTTAATGGAAAATATCTATAAAGGCATATCTCATCAAAGCAAAACAACATCTAAGGCTAATGCGTTCATGGTTGCTGGTTCTCAGATCTTTTTTGCTGGTCAATCTTTTGGTGATAGTTGTTCTTTGCAATGGCTTCCTATTGATCTTATCCTTGAAGATGCTTTGGGTGGAGCTAATGTCTCAGCACTTAGTGCTATTAAAATTGTTACTG GTTTGGTGAAGGTTTTACATGCTGTAAATGGAAGTACTTGGCACAGTGCATTTTTAGGTTTATGGATTGCAGCATTGCGGTTGGTTCAAAGG GAGAGGGATTCAACTGAAGGTCCTGTACCTCGCCTTCATACTTGCATGTGTATGTTATTGAGCATTATAACCCTTGTGGTCGCTCATATTATTGATGAAGAGGAAAGTGAATTGATTGAGGAAGCTGAATGTAGCCCTGCCAATCAAAGAAAAGATAAACCAACTTTGGGGAAGTGTCGTGGAGAATTGATTGCCAGCTTACAGCTATTGGGTGATTATGAGTTCTTACTGACTCCACCTCAATCTTTTTTTTCGGAAGCCAATAAAGCTGCTGCCAAGGCTATTATGTTCTTAGCTGGAAACTCCGTTGGCAGTGAGGTCTTAGAGAGTATAAGCGTGAATGACTTACCGACAAAATGCT CTGGCAACTTATGGCATCTAATCGTTGAGGCTTGCATTGCAAGAAACCTACTTGATACATCAGCTTATTCTTGGCCTGGCTATGTCAATGCATGCAGCAATCAAATTCCTTGTAGCACTTCTAGCCAGGTGGCTGGGTGGTCTTCATTAATGAAGGGATCACAGCTAACTCCTGAATTGGTTGATGTACTAGTTGTAACTCCAGCTTCCAG CTTAGCAGAGATTGAGAAAATATATGAAATTGCAACCAATGGTTCAGACGAAGAGAAGATATCTGCTGCCACTATCCTCTGTGGGGCATCTTTAGTACGAGGATGGAATGTACAG GAGCACACCATTCTTTTTATGACAAGTTTGCTCTCACCTCTGGTTCCTCCAACTGAAAGCCATTTGATCAGCCAAGCTCAATTTCTCAATGTCCTTCTTATTGGAATTTCATCACTAGATTGTGTTCATATTTTCTCTCTTCATGGTTTG GTTCCATTACTTGCAGCAGGGTTAATGCGAATATGTGAGGTTTTTGGATCATGTGTTCCCGATGTCTCACAGACTCTTTCAACTGGAGAAGAACTCTCTTTTCATGAGGTGTTCTCAAATGCATTCACTCTTTTGCTGAGGTTCTGGCGGTTTGATGTTCCATCTATTGAACATGTGCGGAGGGATTCTGCTACTCCACCACTTGGGTCACTATTTTGTCCTGATTCCCTTTTATTGGTTCGAAACTTTCTATTGGCATCTTTTGGAAGATCAGCAAAGGATCAAATAACGcgcaaaagattttcaaaatatataaccTTTCCTACTGAACCAGTATTTTTGGATTCCTTTCCAAAATTCAACTTCTGGTATCAGCAACATCAGGAATGCATTGTTTCAATCCCGTCTGGTCTTGTCCCTGGAGGGCCTGTGCATCAGATTGTTGATGTTCTACTATGCACGTTATTTAGGAAGATAAATAGTTGTGATGAACCTTTGGCATGTAGCAATTCAGGAAGCAGCGGTTCACCTGGGTCTGCACTGAATGAAGCTATCATGAAACTAAAGGTACCTGCGTGGGATATACTTGAGGCCATTCCGTTTGTGCTGGATGCTGCTTTGACGGCTTGTGCTCATGGAAGACTTTCTACACGTCAACTAGCTACAG GCCTCAAAGATCTGGCTGATTTTCTGCCAGCATCTTTGGTTACAATTGCAAGCTATTTATCAGCTGAAGTTAGACGCGGAATATGGAAGCCAGGTTTTATGAATGGAACTGATTGGCCTAGCCCTGCTGCAAATTTATCCCTTGTTGAGCAGCAGATAAAGAAAATTTTAGCCACCACAGGTGTTGATGTTCCAAGCCTTGCTGTAG ATGGGGACTTTCAAGCTACGTTGCCTTTGCCTTTGGCAGCTTTTGTAAGCCTCACATTAACATATAAACTTGACAAAGACACTGGGCGGTTCCTTAGCCTGATTGGCCCAGTTATGATTGCTCTTGCTTCTAGTTGCCCCTGGCCGTGCATGCCCATTGTAGCTTCTTTGTGGGTCCAGAAAGTGAAGCGTTGGAGTGATCACCTTGTGCTCTCTGCTTCCAGAACAGTCTTCCACTGCAACAAGGATGCTGTAGTTCAACTACTAAGAAGTTGCTTCAAATCCACACTTGGGCTTGGCTCTGCCTGTTTACATAATAATGGTGGTGTTGGTGCTCTccttggtcatggttatggcgtTGGTGTCAATTCCAAAACATCTGACGGGGTCTCTCCGATTGCTCCAGGAACTATTTGCTTGAAAGTGTACCAGTATATTGGAGATACCAGGTACTTGTCTGAAGAAATTGTCTCTATTCTAATGCAAACAGTGAGAGGTATAGTAAGTAATCAATTACTCAAGGGGGATggtaagaagcaaaagaaaatcaAGTATGGAACGACACATGGACATGTTTCTCTTGCTAGATCCAAGGCACGGGTCAAGCATGCTGCTCTACTGGCAGCTTCATTGGTTTGGATATCGGGTGGAATAAAGTTGGTTCAATATTTCATAAAAGAGACTATTCCTAAATGGTTCTTTTCTTCTAGTATGTTGGAGCTGGATGGTGAAGAATCCAGTGCCTTGGTTGCTATGCTTAGAGGTTATGCATTAGCATTTTTTGTCATGCTCAGCGGGGCATTTGCCTGGGGCATTGACCATTCACTTCTATCAAGACAAAGAGGAAAGGTTATGGGGCTGCATTTTGAATTCATTGCAAGTGTCCTTCAGAAGAATATACCACTGCGTTGTCAGGATGCTACTTGGCGAGCCTATGTGTCAGGATTTCTGAGCCTGATTGTGAGTTGCACTCCATTGTGGGTCAGCGAAATCGATGTTGATATATTGAAGAGACTAAGCAAGGGATTAATACAGATGAATGAGCATGAGTTGGCTCTTAGGCTTTTGGAGAAAGGAGGGATTGGCGCCATGGGTGCAGCAGCTGAAATGATTGTTGCATTTCAACATAGATTTTAA